The bacterium genome includes a region encoding these proteins:
- the ppdK gene encoding pyruvate, phosphate dikinase: MSDKKRVYLFREGNATMRDLLGGKGANLAEMTNIGLPVPPGFTITTETCNEYTKLGKLPDGLWEDVLAALADVEKDMGKKLGDANNPLLVSVRSGAKFSMPGMMDTVLNLGLNDDTLKGIVAANGNERFAYDAYRRFLMMFSDIVLSGDYPKLAKHHFEIIFDALKEKKGAKVDTEVDAEGLKELVAQYKVYYKEVTGSDFPTDPMEQLKLAIIAVFKSWNNERAIIYRNREKISHDLGTAVNVQTMVFGNMGDDCGTGVAFTRNAANGENKLFGEFLKNAQGEDVVAGVRTPEEIAQLANEFPAIYKQFTDIAQKLEDHYRDMQDIEFTIEKGRLFILQCRNGKRTGVAAVKIAVDMVNEKRITKEEALMRVPPEALEQLLHPRIKTAKGAKEIAKGLNAGPGGASGKIALDSKTAIAMASKGEKVILVRKETNPDDLGGMLAAKGVLTQLGGRTSHAALIARQYGIPTVCGCGAVKIDEAKRQVNVGDIVLKEGDVITIDGTLGLVYNVQLETEPATVTGDFGTFMGWADEVRKLKVCANADNPEHAADAVALGAEGIGLCRTEHMFLGAERTPLVANMILAEDEKTRQEALDKLLPLQRNDFVGIFKAMGGRPVTVRLIDPPLHEFLPNMDELLVEVTELRCKNPNSPELPEKEKLLKKVVDMHEQNPMLGLRGCRLSIYMPGIVNMQVGAIIGAACEVKKSGMEVHPEIMIPLIGTVNELTYLKKQLTQVADETMKAEGIKVDYMIGTMIEIPRAALTADEIAKEAQFFSFGTNDLTQMGYGISRDDAAKFLPLYIDKQIFKTDPTDTIDQKGIGRLMKICVEDAKAVNPTIKLGICGEHGGEPDSVKFCHRIGLNYVSCSPKRIPVARLAAAQAVIEEKSK; this comes from the coding sequence ATGTCTGACAAGAAACGCGTGTACCTCTTCCGCGAAGGTAACGCTACGATGAGAGACCTTCTCGGAGGCAAGGGCGCTAACCTGGCGGAGATGACCAATATCGGTCTGCCTGTTCCGCCCGGATTCACCATCACCACCGAGACCTGCAACGAATATACCAAGCTCGGTAAGCTTCCCGACGGACTTTGGGAAGATGTGCTAGCCGCTCTTGCCGACGTCGAGAAGGACATGGGCAAGAAACTGGGTGATGCCAACAATCCCCTGCTCGTATCGGTCCGCTCCGGCGCGAAGTTTTCCATGCCTGGTATGATGGACACCGTCCTTAACCTTGGTCTCAACGATGATACCCTCAAGGGAATCGTCGCCGCCAACGGTAACGAGCGGTTCGCTTACGACGCCTATCGCCGATTCCTGATGATGTTCTCCGACATCGTGCTTTCAGGCGATTATCCAAAGCTGGCCAAGCATCACTTCGAGATCATCTTCGACGCCCTCAAAGAGAAGAAAGGCGCCAAGGTCGATACGGAAGTAGATGCCGAGGGCCTCAAGGAACTGGTCGCTCAGTATAAAGTGTATTATAAGGAAGTCACCGGCAGCGACTTCCCGACAGACCCGATGGAGCAGCTCAAACTGGCTATCATAGCCGTATTCAAGAGCTGGAACAACGAGAGAGCCATCATCTACCGCAACCGCGAGAAGATCTCCCACGACCTCGGAACCGCCGTCAACGTTCAGACGATGGTCTTCGGTAACATGGGCGACGACTGCGGTACCGGTGTTGCCTTCACCCGCAACGCCGCCAACGGTGAGAACAAGCTCTTCGGCGAGTTCCTCAAGAACGCTCAGGGCGAGGATGTCGTGGCCGGCGTGCGAACCCCTGAAGAGATTGCGCAGCTTGCCAACGAGTTCCCCGCAATCTACAAGCAGTTCACCGATATCGCGCAGAAACTCGAAGATCACTATCGCGATATGCAGGACATCGAGTTCACCATCGAGAAGGGCCGACTCTTCATCCTTCAGTGCCGCAACGGCAAGCGCACAGGCGTTGCAGCCGTCAAGATTGCTGTAGACATGGTCAATGAGAAGCGCATCACAAAGGAAGAGGCTCTGATGAGAGTCCCGCCGGAAGCTCTCGAACAGCTCCTCCACCCGCGCATCAAGACTGCCAAGGGCGCCAAGGAGATCGCAAAGGGTCTGAACGCAGGACCCGGCGGCGCGTCGGGCAAGATCGCTCTGGATTCCAAGACCGCTATCGCAATGGCCTCCAAGGGCGAGAAAGTCATCCTCGTTCGCAAAGAGACCAACCCGGACGACCTCGGCGGAATGCTTGCCGCTAAGGGTGTTCTTACCCAGCTCGGCGGACGCACCAGCCACGCGGCTCTCATCGCCCGCCAGTACGGCATCCCGACAGTCTGCGGATGCGGCGCCGTCAAGATCGACGAAGCCAAGAGGCAGGTCAACGTGGGCGATATCGTGCTCAAAGAAGGCGACGTCATCACAATCGATGGAACCCTCGGCCTGGTATACAACGTTCAGCTCGAGACCGAGCCCGCGACAGTCACCGGCGACTTCGGCACATTCATGGGCTGGGCTGATGAAGTCCGCAAGCTCAAGGTCTGCGCCAACGCCGACAACCCCGAGCATGCAGCCGACGCGGTCGCACTCGGAGCAGAAGGCATCGGACTCTGCCGCACTGAGCACATGTTCCTCGGTGCAGAGCGCACCCCGCTGGTAGCCAACATGATCCTTGCCGAAGACGAGAAGACCCGCCAGGAAGCTCTGGACAAACTGCTTCCTCTGCAGCGCAATGACTTCGTGGGTATCTTCAAGGCAATGGGCGGCAGGCCGGTCACAGTAAGACTGATCGACCCACCTCTGCATGAGTTCCTGCCTAACATGGACGAGCTGCTGGTCGAGGTGACTGAACTTCGCTGCAAGAACCCGAACTCTCCTGAGCTGCCTGAGAAGGAAAAGCTTCTCAAGAAGGTCGTGGATATGCACGAGCAGAACCCGATGCTCGGCCTTAGAGGCTGCAGGCTCTCGATCTACATGCCTGGCATCGTAAACATGCAGGTTGGCGCTATCATAGGAGCTGCCTGTGAGGTCAAGAAGTCCGGCATGGAAGTGCATCCTGAGATCATGATCCCGCTCATCGGCACCGTCAATGAGCTCACATATCTCAAGAAGCAGCTTACTCAGGTCGCAGATGAGACTATGAAGGCTGAGGGCATCAAGGTCGACTACATGATCGGCACGATGATCGAGATCCCGCGCGCAGCCCTTACTGCTGATGAGATCGCCAAGGAAGCTCAGTTCTTCAGCTTCGGCACCAACGACCTGACCCAGATGGGCTATGGTATCAGCCGCGACGATGCCGCCAAGTTCCTGCCTCTGTATATCGACAAGCAGATC